The Enterobacter kobei genome has a segment encoding these proteins:
- a CDS encoding Gfo/Idh/MocA family protein, producing MNKKDGMNYAPVGKPQPVVREGEFVFAAAVLDHGHIYGMCNGLIEAGATLKWVYDPDPAKVDKFIQQYPQANVAASLDVILNDDEVRLVAGAAIPSGRCALGLKAMAAGKDYFTDKAPLTTLEQLADAKAMVAQTGKKYAVYYSERLHVESAVFAGQLVQQGAIGRVVQTLGTGPHREGTGRPEWFYDRRDFGGILCDIGSHQIEQFLFYTGNSDASVVASQVRNVKHPQYPAFEDFGDAMLKGENGASGYFRCDWFTPDGLSTWGDGRLTLLGTEGYIEIRKYVDLTRGEQDVVYLVNKEGEFRYPVAGQVGFPFFGELILDCLHRTENAMTQAHAFKAAELCVKAQMLANATA from the coding sequence ATGAACAAGAAAGACGGAATGAACTACGCCCCGGTAGGTAAACCGCAGCCGGTTGTCCGGGAAGGTGAATTTGTTTTTGCCGCTGCCGTACTCGACCACGGTCATATTTACGGCATGTGCAACGGCCTGATTGAAGCCGGCGCCACGCTGAAATGGGTGTACGACCCCGACCCGGCGAAAGTGGATAAATTCATCCAGCAATATCCGCAGGCCAACGTGGCGGCGTCGCTGGACGTGATACTCAACGACGACGAGGTGCGCCTGGTGGCGGGTGCCGCCATCCCGTCCGGGCGCTGTGCACTGGGGCTGAAAGCGATGGCCGCGGGTAAGGACTATTTCACGGATAAAGCGCCGCTCACCACCCTTGAACAGCTGGCCGATGCCAAAGCAATGGTGGCGCAAACCGGGAAGAAATACGCGGTGTATTACAGCGAGCGTCTGCACGTAGAGAGCGCGGTCTTTGCCGGACAACTGGTGCAGCAGGGCGCGATTGGCCGCGTCGTGCAAACCCTGGGAACCGGTCCACATCGGGAAGGGACTGGTCGTCCGGAGTGGTTCTACGATCGTCGCGACTTCGGCGGCATTCTCTGCGATATCGGGAGCCATCAGATTGAGCAGTTCCTTTTTTATACCGGCAACAGCGACGCCTCGGTGGTGGCAAGCCAGGTTCGCAACGTTAAACACCCGCAGTATCCCGCCTTCGAAGATTTCGGCGACGCGATGCTGAAAGGGGAAAACGGTGCCAGCGGCTATTTCCGCTGCGACTGGTTTACGCCGGACGGGCTTTCAACGTGGGGCGACGGTCGTCTGACCCTGCTCGGCACCGAAGGCTATATCGAAATCCGCAAATATGTCGATTTAACCCGCGGCGAGCAGGATGTGGTTTACCTGGTGAACAAGGAGGGAGAATTCCGTTATCCCGTCGCCGGGCAGGTCGGGTTCCCGTTCTTTGGTGAACTGATCCTCGACTGCCTGCACCGGACCGAAAACGCCATGACGCAGGCGCACGCCTTCAAGGCGGCGGAGCTTTGCGTGAAGGCTCAGATGCTGGCCAACGCGACGGCATAA
- a CDS encoding SDR family oxidoreductase, with translation MIAITGATGQLGQYVIEELLKTVPANKIVAIVRNPAKADALSQQGIVVRQADYTSEAAFTAALSGVDKLLLISSSEVGQRATQHQNVINAAKAAGVKFIAYTSLLHADRSPLGLHVEHVETEKALAASGIPYTLLRNGWYTENYLASAPPAIEHGVFIGAAGEGKIASATRADYAAAAAKVIAEEGHAGKVYELAGDHGWTLSELAAELSKQSGKPVTYQNLSEADFAAALKGVGLPAGLADMLADSDVGASKGGLFDDSHTLSTLIGRPTTPLAESIKAIL, from the coding sequence ATGATTGCGATTACCGGCGCTACCGGCCAGCTTGGCCAATACGTTATTGAAGAACTGCTGAAAACGGTTCCTGCAAACAAGATTGTCGCCATTGTCCGTAACCCGGCGAAAGCCGACGCCTTAAGCCAGCAGGGAATTGTGGTTCGTCAGGCGGATTACACGAGCGAAGCCGCCTTCACCGCCGCGCTGAGCGGCGTGGATAAGCTGCTGCTGATCTCCTCCAGCGAAGTCGGCCAGCGTGCAACCCAACATCAGAACGTCATCAACGCCGCCAAAGCCGCTGGCGTGAAATTCATCGCCTACACCAGCCTGCTGCATGCGGATCGCTCCCCGCTGGGCCTGCACGTTGAACACGTCGAGACGGAGAAAGCGCTGGCGGCGTCCGGCATTCCTTATACCCTGCTGCGCAATGGCTGGTATACCGAAAACTATCTGGCAAGCGCGCCACCGGCGATTGAGCATGGCGTGTTTATAGGTGCGGCAGGCGAAGGCAAAATTGCCTCTGCAACCCGTGCAGACTACGCCGCCGCCGCCGCCAAAGTGATCGCTGAAGAGGGTCATGCTGGCAAGGTATATGAACTGGCTGGCGACCACGGCTGGACGCTGAGCGAGCTGGCGGCTGAACTCAGCAAACAGAGCGGGAAGCCGGTGACCTATCAGAATCTCAGCGAAGCCGATTTTGCCGCCGCGCTGAAGGGGGTGGGTCTGCCTGCGGGGCTGGCGGATATGCTCGCGGACTCCGACGTGGGTGCATCCAAAGGCGGCCTGTTTGACGACAGCCATACCCTGAGCACACTGATCGGCCGCCCGACCACACCGCTGGCGGAGAGCATTAAAGCCATTCTGTAA
- a CDS encoding winged helix-turn-helix transcriptional regulator yields the protein MKTTIPTLSEQMRDGNLFAEQCPSREVLKHVTSRWGVLILLALRQGTHRFSDLRRKMGGVSEKMLSQSLQALEQDGFVDRVSYPVVPPHVEYSLTPMGIEVSEKVAALADWIEVNTPKVMANRDDRAA from the coding sequence ATGAAAACAACGATACCGACACTCAGCGAACAAATGCGCGATGGCAACCTCTTTGCGGAACAGTGTCCTTCCCGGGAGGTGCTCAAACACGTTACCAGCCGCTGGGGCGTGCTGATTCTGCTGGCCCTGCGTCAGGGAACGCATCGCTTCAGCGATCTGCGCCGCAAAATGGGCGGGGTAAGCGAAAAGATGCTGTCCCAGTCGCTTCAGGCGCTGGAGCAGGACGGGTTTGTCGATCGCGTGTCATATCCGGTTGTGCCGCCGCACGTAGAGTATAGCCTGACGCCGATGGGGATTGAGGTCAGTGAGAAAGTGGCTGCGCTGGCGGACTGGATTGAGGTGAATACGCCGAAGGTGATGGCAAACCGGGACGATCGGGCGGCGTGA
- a CDS encoding MFS transporter: MVKPTERRVGYGVALGYGVTDLFGGGAFAIIGTWLLFFYTTYCGLSVIEAGSIFAIARVIDALLSPIMGYVTDNFGDTWLGRKFGRRRFFLLLSSPLMFLYAVLWMTDMGYWYYLGTYLSIELLSAMVLVPWETLAAEMTNRYEERSRLSGVRMICSQLGGVLAVSVPGVIMQFTGKDNPLTYTLTGLIFSCVFCIAVFITWYTTWEAKDVQQESDFKVDNQRSSGILNHLKYLVLDLFSSFRIRAFRLHIIIYIFSFTAMDVFGSVFTYYVVYCLSQDAAAVSGWLSIAAFASVPGTYGFMLLLNRLNVTPSAALRLSYGCIFCVLVFLFTVYLTETQVPTLLFSAVFILLGAARSGLYYIPWNIYSFIPDIDEMVTQQRREGIFAGVMVLTRKSTVAIAIMIIGLVLQESGFVKGSGAQPESALGAIIGLMIFATAVLLAVSFFTTYKFKLTRETHKLLLKEIARRKLGGDYRDCDARTRVIIKQLTGYEYDQVWGGDATRQTVGSAHLSPVK, encoded by the coding sequence ATGGTCAAACCAACTGAACGTAGAGTTGGTTACGGCGTAGCGCTTGGCTACGGCGTAACCGATCTGTTTGGCGGGGGCGCTTTTGCCATTATCGGCACCTGGCTGCTCTTTTTTTACACCACCTATTGCGGACTTTCAGTGATTGAAGCGGGTTCAATATTCGCCATTGCCCGCGTTATTGACGCACTCCTCAGCCCCATTATGGGATACGTCACCGATAATTTCGGTGATACCTGGCTCGGACGTAAATTTGGCCGCCGCCGCTTCTTTTTATTACTCAGCTCACCGCTCATGTTTTTGTATGCCGTGCTGTGGATGACGGACATGGGCTACTGGTACTATCTGGGCACCTATCTCTCGATTGAACTGCTGTCGGCGATGGTGCTGGTCCCGTGGGAAACGCTGGCAGCGGAAATGACAAACCGCTATGAAGAGCGTAGCCGCCTTTCCGGCGTGCGCATGATCTGCTCTCAGCTCGGGGGGGTTCTTGCGGTTTCCGTCCCTGGCGTCATTATGCAGTTCACGGGTAAAGATAATCCGTTAACCTATACCCTTACCGGGCTGATATTTTCCTGCGTATTTTGCATTGCGGTATTTATTACCTGGTACACCACCTGGGAAGCCAAAGATGTGCAGCAGGAGTCCGATTTTAAAGTGGATAACCAGCGCAGCAGCGGGATACTCAATCACCTGAAATATCTGGTTCTGGATCTCTTTTCTTCATTCCGCATTCGCGCGTTCCGGCTGCATATCATTATTTATATCTTTTCGTTTACGGCGATGGACGTATTCGGTTCGGTCTTTACCTATTATGTCGTGTATTGCCTGAGCCAGGATGCGGCGGCGGTATCTGGCTGGCTGAGCATTGCGGCCTTCGCCTCGGTGCCGGGCACGTACGGGTTTATGCTGTTGCTGAACCGGCTGAATGTGACTCCTTCCGCCGCGCTCCGCCTCTCCTACGGCTGTATTTTCTGCGTGCTGGTATTCCTGTTTACGGTCTACCTTACCGAAACGCAGGTGCCGACGCTGCTGTTCTCGGCGGTCTTTATCTTGCTGGGTGCCGCCCGCTCCGGCCTTTACTACATTCCGTGGAATATCTACAGCTTCATTCCGGATATCGACGAGATGGTGACGCAGCAGCGCCGCGAAGGGATTTTTGCCGGTGTGATGGTCCTGACCCGCAAAAGTACCGTGGCTATTGCCATCATGATTATTGGTCTGGTGCTGCAGGAGTCCGGTTTCGTGAAAGGCAGTGGCGCACAACCGGAAAGCGCGCTGGGGGCCATTATCGGCCTGATGATTTTCGCCACCGCGGTGCTTCTGGCGGTGAGTTTCTTCACTACCTATAAGTTTAAGCTCACCCGCGAGACGCATAAGTTGCTTCTCAAGGAGATTGCCCGGCGGAAACTTGGCGGAGATTACCGCGATTGCGACGCCAGGACTCGGGTGATCATCAAGCAGTTAACCGGATACGAGTATGACCAGGTGTGGGGAGGCGACGCCACACGACAGACGGTGGGAAGCGCCCATTTATCTCCCGTGAAATAA
- a CDS encoding AraC family transcriptional regulator has translation MQGVPEQFIDERDSARFRHLAQVPGIELYHAHISRYAFEPHTHEAFGIGTIETGAERFRYRGTQHLAPEKSVVTMNPDEIHTGESATEGGWRYRMVYIEPDLLEEVTGLRHWWFSEVTRFDPQRSQQIGRLIYGLWHTDDPLAQKGLLLDLIETFQPLAHHAPVVQEGAHRFERVREYLHDNYMHSLTLDELANVVSLSPYHFQRQFKAHFHVTPHQMLMAIRLWRAKAFLTHGMPAAEVAAATGLTDQSHLTRAFTRRYGITPVRYQKQVTRR, from the coding sequence GTGCAAGGCGTACCGGAACAGTTCATTGATGAGAGAGACAGCGCGCGCTTTCGCCATCTGGCGCAGGTGCCGGGCATCGAACTCTATCACGCGCATATATCCCGCTACGCCTTTGAGCCTCACACCCATGAAGCCTTCGGGATCGGCACGATTGAAACCGGTGCCGAACGCTTTCGCTATCGCGGTACCCAGCATCTCGCGCCGGAGAAATCCGTCGTTACCATGAACCCGGACGAGATCCACACCGGGGAATCCGCCACCGAAGGCGGCTGGCGCTACCGGATGGTTTACATCGAACCTGACCTGCTGGAAGAGGTAACCGGCCTCCGGCACTGGTGGTTCAGCGAGGTGACCCGTTTTGACCCCCAGCGCTCGCAGCAAATCGGCAGGCTCATCTACGGCCTGTGGCATACGGACGATCCGCTGGCGCAAAAAGGATTATTGCTGGATCTGATTGAGACCTTTCAGCCCCTGGCCCATCACGCACCGGTGGTTCAGGAAGGTGCGCACCGCTTCGAACGTGTGCGCGAGTATCTGCATGACAACTATATGCACTCCCTGACGCTGGATGAGCTGGCCAACGTCGTTTCGCTCAGTCCGTATCATTTTCAGCGCCAGTTCAAAGCCCATTTCCACGTTACGCCGCACCAGATGCTGATGGCTATCCGCCTGTGGCGCGCCAAAGCGTTCCTCACCCACGGCATGCCCGCAGCTGAGGTCGCTGCGGCGACCGGGCTGACCGACCAGTCACATTTGACCCGGGCATTTACCCGCCGCTACGGCATTACGCCCGTGCGCTACCAGAAGCAGGTCACCCGGCGCTAA
- a CDS encoding YtfJ family protein: MTLRNILAAACLLLPLWACAHNIEKGQRVPPVGIADRGELILDNDKFSYKAWNSAQLAGKVRVVQHIAGRTSAKEKNANLVEAIKAAKFPHDRYQTTTIVNTDDAIPGSGMFVRSSLESNKKLYPWSQFIVDSNGVTRKAWQLEEESSAIIVLDKEGRVQWVKDGALTQEEVQQVVALLHKLLAQ, translated from the coding sequence ATGACCCTACGTAACATCCTTGCAGCAGCTTGTCTGCTGCTGCCCCTGTGGGCTTGCGCTCACAACATTGAAAAAGGACAACGTGTCCCGCCAGTCGGCATTGCTGACCGGGGAGAATTGATTCTCGACAATGATAAGTTTAGCTATAAAGCCTGGAATAGCGCGCAGCTCGCAGGCAAAGTGAGAGTTGTACAACATATTGCCGGTCGTACATCTGCAAAAGAGAAAAATGCCAACCTGGTGGAAGCGATCAAGGCCGCAAAATTCCCGCACGATCGCTACCAGACCACCACGATTGTGAACACCGATGACGCGATTCCCGGCTCCGGGATGTTTGTGCGTTCAAGCCTTGAGAGTAATAAGAAGCTCTATCCGTGGTCGCAGTTTATCGTCGACAGCAACGGAGTCACCCGTAAGGCCTGGCAGCTGGAGGAAGAGAGTTCCGCGATTATCGTGCTGGATAAGGAAGGTCGCGTCCAGTGGGTGAAAGACGGCGCGTTGACCCAGGAAGAGGTGCAGCAGGTCGTCGCCCTGCTGCACAAGCTGTTGGCTCAATAA
- the cysQ gene encoding 3'(2'),5'-bisphosphate nucleotidase CysQ, producing MLDKICQLARDAGDAIMQVYDGAKPMEVVSKADDSPVTAADIAAHKVIMNGLQALTPDIPVLSEEAPQSWDERQHWQRYWLVDPLDGTKEFIKRNGEFTVNIALIEKGKAVLGVVYAPVMKVMYSAAEGKAWKEECGVRKQIQVRDARPPLVVISRSHSDSELQEYLQQLGEHQTTSIGSSLKFCLVAEGQAQLYPRFGPTNVWDTAAGHAVAAAAGAHVHDWQGKPLDYTPRESFLNPGFRVSIY from the coding sequence ATGCTAGATAAAATTTGTCAACTCGCACGGGATGCGGGGGATGCCATCATGCAAGTGTATGACGGTGCAAAACCGATGGAGGTCGTCAGTAAAGCGGACGACTCCCCGGTCACGGCGGCGGATATCGCTGCGCATAAGGTCATTATGAACGGTTTACAGGCGCTGACGCCGGACATCCCCGTTCTGTCTGAAGAAGCGCCGCAGAGCTGGGATGAACGCCAGCACTGGCAGCGCTACTGGCTGGTCGATCCGCTGGACGGTACCAAAGAGTTCATCAAGCGCAACGGGGAGTTCACCGTTAATATCGCCCTGATTGAAAAGGGAAAGGCGGTGCTCGGCGTGGTTTACGCCCCGGTGATGAAGGTGATGTACAGCGCGGCGGAAGGTAAAGCCTGGAAGGAGGAGTGCGGCGTTCGTAAGCAGATCCAGGTGCGCGATGCGCGCCCACCGCTGGTGGTGATTAGCCGCTCGCACAGCGACAGTGAACTGCAGGAGTACCTGCAGCAGCTGGGGGAACACCAGACGACGTCGATTGGTTCATCGCTGAAATTCTGCCTGGTGGCGGAAGGACAGGCGCAGCTTTATCCGCGCTTTGGGCCGACTAACGTCTGGGATACGGCGGCAGGGCACGCGGTTGCTGCGGCCGCCGGGGCGCATGTTCATGACTGGCAGGGCAAGCCGCTGGACTATACCCCGCGTGAATCCTTCCTCAACCCCGGCTTCCGCGTCTCGATTTATTGA
- a CDS encoding bifunctional 2',3'-cyclic-nucleotide 2'-phosphodiesterase/3'-nucleotidase has translation MIKFSATLLATLIAASVQAATVDLRILETTDLHSNIMDFDYYKDTPTEKFGLVRTASLIDAARGEVKNSVLVDNGDLIQGSPLGDYMAAKGLKKGEIHPVYKAMNTLDYAVGNLGNHEFNYGLKYLHDALAGAKFPYVNANIIDVKTQKPLFTPYLIKETEVVDQDGKKQTLKIGYIGFVPPQIMTWDKANLDGKVTVNDITETARKYVPEMREKGADLVVVVAHSGLSADPYQAMAENSVYYLSEVPGVDAILFGHAHAVFPGKDFASIKGADIEKGTLNGVPSVMPGMWGDHLGVVDLVLNNDGGSWKVTQSKAEARPIYDAAAKKSLAAEDKKLVDVLKHDHDATREFVSKPIGQSADNMYSFLALVQDDPTVQVVNMAQKAYAEHFVQGDPDLAKLPVLSAAAPFKVGGRKNDPASYVEVEKGQLTFRNAADLYLYPNTLVVVKATGKEVKEWLECSAGQFNQIDPKSSKPQSLINWDGFRTYNFDVIDGVNYQIDVTQPAKYDGECQAINPQAERIKNLTFNGKTIDPNATFLVVTNNYRAYGGKFAGTGDNHIAFASPDENRSVLAAWISAESKKAGEIHPAVDNNWRLAPIHSDTKLDIRFETSPSDKAAAFIKDKAQYPMKKVATDDIGFAIYQVDLSKSR, from the coding sequence ATGATTAAGTTTAGTGCAACGCTTCTGGCGACGCTGATTGCAGCGAGCGTGCAGGCGGCGACGGTAGATCTGCGTATTCTGGAAACGACCGATCTGCACAGCAACATAATGGACTTCGATTACTACAAAGATACCCCTACCGAAAAATTCGGTCTGGTCCGCACGGCAAGTTTGATCGATGCCGCGCGGGGTGAAGTGAAAAATAGCGTGCTGGTGGACAACGGCGATCTTATTCAGGGTAGTCCACTCGGGGATTACATGGCCGCGAAGGGTCTAAAGAAAGGCGAGATCCATCCCGTTTATAAGGCGATGAATACGCTGGATTATGCCGTCGGCAACCTGGGCAACCACGAATTTAACTACGGCCTGAAGTACCTGCACGATGCGCTGGCTGGCGCAAAATTCCCCTACGTTAACGCCAACATCATCGACGTTAAGACGCAGAAGCCGCTCTTTACCCCCTATCTGATTAAAGAGACCGAGGTTGTCGATCAGGACGGTAAAAAACAGACGCTTAAAATCGGCTATATCGGCTTCGTGCCGCCGCAAATCATGACCTGGGATAAAGCCAACCTCGACGGTAAAGTGACCGTTAACGATATTACCGAAACTGCGCGCAAATACGTGCCGGAAATGCGCGAAAAAGGGGCCGATCTGGTGGTGGTGGTTGCGCACTCGGGACTCTCCGCCGACCCGTATCAGGCCATGGCGGAAAACTCCGTTTATTATCTGAGTGAAGTCCCGGGCGTCGATGCGATCCTGTTCGGCCACGCCCACGCGGTCTTCCCGGGTAAGGACTTTGCCAGCATTAAGGGCGCAGACATCGAGAAAGGGACGCTCAATGGCGTGCCGTCGGTGATGCCGGGCATGTGGGGCGACCACCTTGGGGTGGTGGATCTGGTACTCAATAACGACGGCGGCAGCTGGAAGGTCACTCAGTCAAAAGCAGAGGCGCGTCCGATTTACGACGCTGCGGCTAAAAAATCACTGGCCGCTGAAGATAAAAAACTGGTCGACGTGCTGAAGCACGATCACGACGCCACCCGCGAATTCGTCAGCAAGCCGATCGGCCAATCCGCCGATAATATGTATAGCTTCCTGGCGCTGGTGCAGGATGACCCAACCGTTCAGGTCGTCAACATGGCGCAGAAGGCCTATGCCGAACACTTTGTTCAGGGCGATCCGGATCTGGCAAAACTGCCGGTGCTGTCTGCCGCTGCGCCATTCAAAGTTGGCGGGCGTAAGAACGACCCGGCAAGCTATGTCGAAGTTGAGAAAGGCCAGCTGACGTTCCGTAACGCCGCCGATCTCTATCTCTATCCGAACACGCTGGTGGTGGTGAAAGCGACGGGTAAAGAAGTGAAGGAATGGCTGGAGTGCTCTGCCGGACAGTTTAACCAGATCGATCCGAAGAGCAGTAAACCGCAGTCGCTGATTAACTGGGATGGCTTCCGAACCTATAACTTTGACGTGATCGATGGCGTGAATTATCAGATTGACGTTACCCAACCCGCAAAATATGACGGCGAGTGCCAGGCCATTAACCCGCAGGCCGAGCGCATCAAAAACCTGACCTTCAACGGTAAGACGATCGATCCGAATGCCACCTTCCTGGTGGTAACCAATAACTACCGCGCCTATGGCGGTAAGTTTGCCGGTACGGGAGATAACCACATCGCCTTTGCTTCACCGGACGAAAACCGCTCGGTACTGGCAGCGTGGATCAGTGCTGAGTCGAAGAAGGCGGGCGAAATTCACCCGGCCGTGGATAACAACTGGCGCCTGGCACCGATCCACAGCGATACGAAACTGGATATCCGCTTTGAAACGTCACCGTCCGATAAGGCCGCCGCGTTCATTAAGGATAAGGCGCAGTATCCGATGAAGAAGGTGGCGACCGATGATATTGGCTTCGCGATTTATCAGGTAGACCTAAGCAAGTCGCGGTGA
- a CDS encoding Gfo/Idh/MocA family protein — MTILNTAVIGAGAIHRCHVNALRQIPNVALRALVDIDSVKGLTLAMAYQCRFYQDYREMLLDDAIDVVHICTPHFEHKRMILAALAAGKHVFCEKPVGMNSSEFGDIVQAVEQAPGLLGVCYQNRLNPTSLRIRQELSEGGLGKMLGMKAVLTWSRSGAYYTESPWRGRLATEGGSLLINQAIHTLDLMQWFAGGVTRLKGVVESGELADVTEGEDSAMATLHFANGARGLFYASNCNTTDSPLWLEIHCERGSLLLNDNVLWRITPGERRKLATDDSPDGSVKSYWGLGHQQAIRRFYHAIHHPETDYTDIHAAGKSLTLVEALYRSSQLRKWIDINN, encoded by the coding sequence ATGACGATCCTGAACACAGCGGTTATCGGTGCCGGCGCGATTCACCGCTGCCATGTGAATGCATTACGCCAGATCCCCAACGTCGCGCTGCGCGCGCTGGTGGACATCGACAGCGTTAAAGGACTGACGCTGGCGATGGCCTATCAGTGCCGTTTTTATCAGGATTACCGGGAAATGCTGCTGGATGATGCCATCGACGTGGTCCATATCTGTACGCCGCATTTCGAGCATAAACGTATGATTCTGGCGGCGCTCGCCGCCGGGAAGCATGTGTTCTGCGAAAAACCGGTGGGGATGAACAGCAGTGAATTCGGCGATATCGTCCAGGCCGTCGAGCAGGCGCCGGGCCTGCTCGGCGTTTGCTATCAGAACCGGCTCAATCCCACCAGCCTGCGCATCCGACAGGAGTTAAGCGAGGGCGGGCTGGGGAAGATGCTCGGCATGAAAGCAGTGCTGACGTGGTCGCGGTCGGGCGCCTATTACACCGAAAGTCCGTGGCGTGGACGGCTGGCAACGGAAGGCGGCAGTCTGCTGATCAACCAGGCGATCCATACCCTCGACCTGATGCAGTGGTTCGCCGGCGGGGTCACGCGCCTGAAAGGCGTGGTGGAGAGCGGTGAGCTGGCGGACGTAACCGAAGGGGAGGACAGCGCAATGGCGACGCTGCACTTTGCTAACGGCGCGCGTGGCCTGTTTTATGCCAGCAACTGCAATACCACGGATTCCCCCCTCTGGCTTGAGATCCATTGCGAACGGGGTTCGCTGCTGCTCAATGACAACGTGCTCTGGCGCATTACCCCGGGCGAACGTCGCAAGCTGGCAACCGATGATTCTCCTGACGGCTCGGTCAAAAGCTACTGGGGGCTGGGACACCAGCAGGCGATCCGCCGTTTTTATCATGCCATTCATCACCCGGAAACGGACTACACCGATATCCATGCTGCCGGGAAATCACTCACCCTTGTGGAGGCCCTTTATCGCTCATCTCAATTAAGAAAATGGATAGATATCAATAATTAG
- a CDS encoding hemolysin family protein: MLNSILVILFLIAVSAFFSISEISLAASRKIKLKLLADEGNINASRILKMQENPGTFFTVVQIGLNAVAILGGIVGDAAFSPAFYSLFVQYMSAELAEQLSFILSFTLVTGMFILFADLTPKRIGMIAPEAVALRIINPMRFCLFVFRPLVWFFNGLANVIFRIFKLPMVRKDDITSDDIYAVVEAGALAGVLRKQEHELIENVFELESRTVPSSMTGRESIIWFDLHEDEQSLKNKVAQHPHSKFLVCNEDIDHIIGYVDSKDLLNRVLANQSLALNSGVQIRNTLIVPDTLTLSEALESFKTAGEDFAVIMNEYALVVGIITLNDVMTTLMGDLVGQGLEEQIVQRDDNSWLIDGGTPIEDVMRVLDIDEFPQSGNYETIGGFMMFMLRKIPKRTDSVKFSGYKFEVVDIDNYRIDQLLVTRIDNKPTVLVPRMPDAEEKVSA; encoded by the coding sequence ATGTTAAACAGTATTTTAGTAATACTTTTTCTGATTGCCGTCAGTGCATTTTTCTCGATATCGGAGATTTCGCTGGCCGCCTCCCGTAAAATCAAACTGAAGCTGCTTGCTGATGAAGGCAACATCAACGCCTCCCGCATTCTCAAAATGCAGGAGAACCCCGGCACCTTCTTCACCGTGGTGCAGATTGGCCTGAACGCGGTCGCCATTCTCGGCGGTATCGTGGGCGATGCAGCGTTTTCGCCGGCGTTTTACAGCCTGTTTGTGCAGTACATGTCCGCCGAACTGGCCGAGCAGTTGAGCTTTATTCTCTCCTTCACGCTGGTTACCGGCATGTTCATCCTCTTCGCTGACCTGACCCCGAAACGCATCGGTATGATTGCGCCAGAAGCTGTGGCTTTGCGTATCATCAACCCGATGCGCTTCTGCCTGTTCGTGTTCCGTCCGCTGGTATGGTTCTTCAACGGCCTGGCAAACGTGATTTTCCGCATCTTCAAGCTGCCCATGGTGCGTAAAGACGACATCACCTCTGACGACATCTATGCGGTGGTGGAAGCTGGCGCGCTGGCCGGGGTGCTGCGTAAGCAGGAACACGAACTCATTGAGAACGTATTCGAACTGGAATCCCGTACCGTGCCCTCTTCCATGACGGGCCGTGAAAGCATTATCTGGTTCGATTTGCATGAGGATGAGCAGAGCCTGAAGAACAAAGTGGCACAGCATCCGCACTCTAAGTTCCTGGTCTGTAATGAAGATATCGACCACATCATCGGTTACGTCGACTCCAAAGACCTGCTCAACCGCGTGCTGGCAAACCAGAGCCTGGCGCTCAACAGCGGCGTGCAGATCCGCAACACCCTGATCGTGCCAGACACCCTGACGCTCTCGGAAGCGCTGGAAAGTTTCAAAACCGCCGGGGAAGACTTCGCCGTCATCATGAACGAATACGCGCTGGTGGTGGGGATCATTACGCTGAACGACGTGATGACCACGCTGATGGGCGACCTGGTGGGCCAGGGGCTGGAGGAGCAGATTGTTCAGCGTGACGATAACTCGTGGCTGATTGATGGCGGTACACCGATTGAAGACGTCATGCGCGTGCTGGACATCGACGAGTTCCCGCAGTCCGGTAATTACGAAACCATCGGCGGCTTTATGATGTTTATGCTGCGCAAAATCCCGAAACGTACCGATTCGGTGAAGTTCTCCGGCTACAAGTTTGAGGTGGTGGACATTGATAACTACCGCATCGACCAGCTGCTGGTGACGCGCATCGACAACAAACCGACCGTGCTGGTGCCGCGGATGCCTGACGCAGAAGAGAAAGTGTCGGCGTAA
- a CDS encoding DUF1107 domain-containing protein, with the protein MKIFQRYNPLQVAKYVKILFRGRLYIKDVGAFEFDKGKILIPKVKDKQHLSVMSEVNRQVMRLQTEMA; encoded by the coding sequence ATGAAAATTTTCCAACGCTACAACCCGCTTCAAGTGGCGAAGTACGTGAAGATCCTGTTCCGTGGACGGTTGTACATCAAGGATGTTGGCGCTTTTGAATTTGATAAGGGCAAGATCCTTATCCCAAAAGTGAAGGACAAACAGCACCTGTCTGTGATGTCCGAAGTCAACCGTCAGGTTATGCGTCTGCAAACTGAGATGGCTTAA